A window of Lysobacterales bacterium genomic DNA:
CAGGGTTTCCACGAGGCCGAAGCCCGACTCGCCGACAAACTGCATCAGGCGCTTGCTGACGGCCTTGTAATCGAGAGTGTCGCGGATGTCGTCCGACGCTGCCGGCACGCGGTTGTCAAAGGCCATCTCGATGTCGAGCACGATCGGCTGGCGGATGCGCCGCTCCCAGTCGTAGATGCCGATCAGGCACTCGATCTCGAGCGCCTCGATGAAAACCTTGTCCATGCGGAGTCCTGGTGTGGGGGCGAGCAGCGCGGGCGCACTTGGCTCAGGCGGCCGGCAAGCCTGCCATATCCCAGCGTGGCCGCACGGTGAGCGCATCGGCCTCGCGCTGGCCCGCAGCCAGCCGCAGCGCCCCCGCAAAAGCGATCATCGCGCCGTTGTCGGTGCAGAACTCCGGACGCGGAAAGCTGACCTTGACCTTGCGCCGCCGGCTCAGCTCATTCATCCGCGCGCGCAGGCGGCGATTGGCGCCCACACCTCCAGCGACCACCAGCGTCTTCGCGCCGGTGGCCTTGAGCGCGCGCTCGCACTTGATCGCCAGCGTCTCGACCACGGCCTCCTCGAAGCCGCGCGCAATGTCCGCGCGGGTCTGTGCGCTCTGGTCCGACTGCTGCCAGGCCAGCAGCACCTGGGTCTTAAGGCCCGAGAAACTGAATTCGAGGCCCGGCCGGTCGGTCATCGGCCGCGAAAAGGTGAACCGCCCCGGATCGCCGGATTCCGCCAGCTTCGCCAGCTCGGGTCCACCCGGATACGGCAGGCCCAGCAGCTTGGCGGTCTTGTCGAAGGCCTCGCCGGCGGCGTCGTCCAGGGTCTCACCGAGCAGGCGATATACGCCGATGCGCTCGACTTCGACCAGCTGACTGTGGCCGCCGGACACGAGCAAGGCCACGAACGGCGGCTGCGGCGCATCCGCTTCGAGCAGCGGGGCCAGCAGATGGCCCTCCATGTGGTGCACGCCGATCGCCGGCAGGCCCAGCGACCAGGCGATGGCGCGGCCGGTGGCGGCGCCTACCAGCAAAGCGCCGACCAGTCCGGGGCCTGCGGTGTAGGCCACGCCGTCGAGGTCGGCAATCCGCAGCCCGGCCTCATCCAGACACGTACGGATCAGCGGCAGCAGCTTGCGCACATGGTCACGGCTGGCCAGCTCGGGCACCACCCCACCGTAGTCCGCATGCAGCCGCACCTGGCTGTACAGGGCATGGGCGAGCAGGCCGCGTTCGTGGCGGTAGATGGCCACGCCGGTCTCGTCGCAAGAGGTTTCGATGCCGAGCACATTCATGGGGCAGAAGATGCAGATCGGGCCCCGGATTGCAAGGGCGTTGGAAGGCCGCGTATCATACGCGGCTCCCCGCCCCCGCATTGCGCGCATCAACCGCGCGGGCAGTGTCGCGGGGGCCCACCGAATCAGCACCGGAGATCCCATGCCCAGCGTCAAAGTCCGCGAAAACGAGCCGTTCGAGTTTGCCCTGCGTCGCTTCAAGCGCACCTGCGAAAAGGCCGGCGTTCTGGCCGAGACCCGCAAGCGCGAGTTCTATGAGAAGCCGACCCAGGAGCGCAAGCGCAAGGCGGCCGCCGCGGTCAAGCGCCATCTGCGTCGCGTCAGCCGCGACGTCACCAAGCGCCGTCGCCTCTACTGAGGCGTCGCCCGGTCCGCGCGGCCGGGGCTTGAGTCCGTTCAGGGTATCCGGAGCCGGTGTTGCGCAAGCGACACCGGCTTTTCCTGTTTGCGCCATTTGTGACGCCGCAGCCGCGTCACCGTTTGTGCCGTCGTGGCGCTGCATCGGCGCCACCTGCTTTACGTCGTCCGTGGCGCCGAGTCGGCGCCGTCTGTTGAAGCCATTTGTGGCGCTGCATCGGCACCATTCGCGTCCTCCTTCGGCCGCTGCCACGCGCAGCCGCCCTCCCCCATCCCGAGGTGATACATGAGCCTGAAACTGCGTCTGACCGATGACATGAAGGCCGCCATGAAGGGCGGCGACAAGGAGCGCCTGGCGGTGATCCGTCTGGTCAATGCCGCGATCAAGCAGCGCGAGGTCGACGAGCGCATCCAGCTCGACGATGCCCAGGTGCTGTCAGTGCTGGAGAAAATGATCAAGCAGCGCCGCGACTCGGTCAGCCAGTACGAGTCCGCCGGACGCGAAGATCTCGCCGCGCAGGAGCGCTTCGAGATCGAGGTCATCCAGGCCTACATGCCGCAGGCGCTCGGCGAGACCGAGATCGACGCGCTGATCGAGGCGGCCATCGCTGAAACCGGCGCCAGCAGCGGCCGCGACATGGGCAAGGTGGTGGGCGCGCTGAAGCCGAAGGTGGCCGGCCGCGCCGACATGGGCGCGGTGTCGGCCCGCATCAAGGCGCGTCTGGGCGGCTGAGGCCGCTCGGCGCCACCGACTTGAGCGCATCCGCACCCGACAACGGCCCCGACCACGGGGCCACTGCCAGCGCGCCGCCAGCCAGGCGGCGCGCGGCGCTGCTGTTCATCTTCATCACCGTCGCGCTGGACATCCTCGCGCTGGGTCTGATCATCCCGATCCTGCCCAAGCTGATTCTGGAGTTCAGTCAGGGCGACTCGGCCCGCGCGGCCACCCTGTACGGCCTGTTCGCGGTCGCCTTCGCGGCCATGCAGTTTCTGGCCTCGCCGGTGCTAGGTGCCCTGTCCGACCGCTTCGGTCGGCGCCCAGTCATCCTGCTGTCGAACCTTGGGCTCGGGCTCGACTACATCCTGATGGCGCTGGCCCCCAGCCTGTGGTGGCTGTTGATCGGCCGCCTGCTCGCCGGCATCACCGCCGCCAGCATCACCACGGCGAACGCCTACATCGCCGACGTCACTCCGCCGGAGAAGCGCGCCGCCGGTTTCGGCATCCTCGGCGCCGCCTTCGGACTCGGCTTTGTGATCGGTCCGGCGCTGGGCGGCGTGCTTGGCAGCATCGACCTGCGCCTGCCCTTCTGGGTCGCGGCGGGCTTGAGCCTCGCCAACTTCGTCTACGGCTGGCTGATCCTTCCGGAATCGCTGCCCGCCGAACATCGTCGACCTTTCGCCTGGCGCGGGGCGAATCCTCTGGGCGCGCTCCGGTTCCTGCGTGCGCATCCGGGCGTGCCGGTGCTGGCCGGCGGCCTGTTCCTGAGCCAGCTGGCGCACATGGCCCTGCCGGCGGCCTTCGTGCTGTATGCCAACTACCGCTACGGCTGGGACGAACGCCAGGTCGGTCTCGCCCTGGCCCTCGTCGGCATCTGCTCGGCGATCGTGCAGGCCGGGCTGGTGCGCCGTGTCATCCCGCGCATCGGTGAGCGCCGCGGCCTGCTGTTCGGCCTCGGCATGGGCGCGCTGGGTTTCGCCATCTACGGCATCGCCTCCGAGGGCTGGATCCTGCTGCTCGGCGTGCCAGTGATGGCGCTCTGGGGCTTTGCCATGCCCTCGGCGCAGGGGCTGCTGACCCGCCACGTCGAGGCCGAAGCCCAGGGCCGACTGCAGGGCGCACTGACCAGCCTGACCGGCATCGCCGGCATCATCGGCCCGCTGATGTTCAGCCAGATCCTGGCTGCGGCAATCGGGCCGCTGAAGGCCTCGGGCGTACCCGGCGCGCCGTTCTTGCTGGCGGCGGTGCTGTTGGCAGGCGCGGCGCTGATGGTGCAGGCGCGCGTTCGAAGCTGAACGGCGACGGGCGGGCCCCACTGTCCGCCCAACCCCGCGCAGGCGCATCCTCCGTATCCGGTCGCCGTCGACGCACCCCGCGCCGGCATTGTCCGAACACCGATTGGAGGTCCACGATGCGCGTTCCCCTGCTGTCGCTGCTGAGCCTTGCCATGACTGCCACCTCCGCCGCGGCTGCCGACGCCCCCGACTATGCGCTGACCGTCTACAGCGCGGCCGCCCCCGGCACGCTGTCGACCGAGCGGCTGGCCGACTACGGCGATCGCCTGCCCGGCTATGCCGTGGTCAGCGACCGGCGCGTGCTGGAGCTGTCGCGTGGCACCGGCGAGCTTCGCTTCTCCGACGTCGCGCGCCGGATCGATCCGACCACGGTGAGCTTCGCCTCAATCACCGACCCCGCTGGCACCCGCGTGCTGGAGCAGAACTACCAGTACGACCTGGTCAGCCAGCAGAAGCTGCTGCAGCGCTATCTGGGCCAGCCGCTGACCGTGGAGCAGCAGCGCGGCGATACGATCGAGCGCGTCAGCGGCACCCTGCTCTCGGCCGATGGCGGGCTGATCCTGGCGCGCGAGGACGGCAGCGTGGTGACGCTCAGCAGCTGGAGCAGCGTGCAGTTCCCGGCCCTGCCGGGCGGGCTGATCAGCAAGCCCACCCTCGTGTGGAAACTCGATGCCGCGCGCGGCGGTCGGCATGACGCCCAGGTCAGCTATCAGACCCAGGGCATGACCTGGTGGACGGACTACAACATCACCCTGCGCGAGGACGGCGGCCGCTGCCGCATGGATCTCGCTGCCTGGGTGAGCCTGGTGAACCAGAGCGGCGGCAGCTTTCCCAACGCGAAGTTGAAACTCGTGGCCGGCGACGTCAATCGCGCGCCGGCAGCGCCCGAGCCACAAAAGATGTACAGGACCATGGTCGCCGAAGCCGCGCCGATGGCCGACGGCTTCGCCGAGTCCGAGCTGTTCGAGTACCACCTCTACACCCTGGGCC
This region includes:
- the folB gene encoding dihydroneopterin aldolase, producing MDKVFIEALEIECLIGIYDWERRIRQPIVLDIEMAFDNRVPAASDDIRDTLDYKAVSKRLMQFVGESGFGLVETLAERCAAIILDEFKVSHVRLKLSKPGAVRGARAVGVLIERSRINASA
- the tsaD gene encoding tRNA (adenosine(37)-N6)-threonylcarbamoyltransferase complex transferase subunit TsaD produces the protein MNVLGIETSCDETGVAIYRHERGLLAHALYSQVRLHADYGGVVPELASRDHVRKLLPLIRTCLDEAGLRIADLDGVAYTAGPGLVGALLVGAATGRAIAWSLGLPAIGVHHMEGHLLAPLLEADAPQPPFVALLVSGGHSQLVEVERIGVYRLLGETLDDAAGEAFDKTAKLLGLPYPGGPELAKLAESGDPGRFTFSRPMTDRPGLEFSFSGLKTQVLLAWQQSDQSAQTRADIARGFEEAVVETLAIKCERALKATGAKTLVVAGGVGANRRLRARMNELSRRRKVKVSFPRPEFCTDNGAMIAFAGALRLAAGQREADALTVRPRWDMAGLPAA
- the rpsU gene encoding 30S ribosomal protein S21 encodes the protein MPSVKVRENEPFEFALRRFKRTCEKAGVLAETRKREFYEKPTQERKRKAAAAVKRHLRRVSRDVTKRRRLY
- a CDS encoding GatB/YqeY domain-containing protein, whose protein sequence is MSLKLRLTDDMKAAMKGGDKERLAVIRLVNAAIKQREVDERIQLDDAQVLSVLEKMIKQRRDSVSQYESAGREDLAAQERFEIEVIQAYMPQALGETEIDALIEAAIAETGASSGRDMGKVVGALKPKVAGRADMGAVSARIKARLGG
- a CDS encoding TCR/Tet family MFS transporter, with protein sequence MSASAPDNGPDHGATASAPPARRRAALLFIFITVALDILALGLIIPILPKLILEFSQGDSARAATLYGLFAVAFAAMQFLASPVLGALSDRFGRRPVILLSNLGLGLDYILMALAPSLWWLLIGRLLAGITAASITTANAYIADVTPPEKRAAGFGILGAAFGLGFVIGPALGGVLGSIDLRLPFWVAAGLSLANFVYGWLILPESLPAEHRRPFAWRGANPLGALRFLRAHPGVPVLAGGLFLSQLAHMALPAAFVLYANYRYGWDERQVGLALALVGICSAIVQAGLVRRVIPRIGERRGLLFGLGMGALGFAIYGIASEGWILLLGVPVMALWGFAMPSAQGLLTRHVEAEAQGRLQGALTSLTGIAGIIGPLMFSQILAAAIGPLKASGVPGAPFLLAAVLLAGAALMVQARVRS
- a CDS encoding DUF4139 domain-containing protein; its protein translation is MRVPLLSLLSLAMTATSAAAADAPDYALTVYSAAAPGTLSTERLADYGDRLPGYAVVSDRRVLELSRGTGELRFSDVARRIDPTTVSFASITDPAGTRVLEQNYQYDLVSQQKLLQRYLGQPLTVEQQRGDTIERVSGTLLSADGGLILAREDGSVVTLSSWSSVQFPALPGGLISKPTLVWKLDAARGGRHDAQVSYQTQGMTWWTDYNITLREDGGRCRMDLAAWVSLVNQSGGSFPNAKLKLVAGDVNRAPAAPEPQKMYRTMVAEAAPMADGFAESELFEYHLYTLGRRTDLPDNSVKQLELFPAVAGAECRRELVFTATPSYYNYGAAMTDQGFGATQRGEAGAFLEFENREANRLGIPLPGGRVRVSQASADGAQEFIGEDLIQHTARNETLRLKLGTAFDISGERRQLSYSYDEKARTITETIEVEVRNGKKSPAEVTVREYLYRWSGWTITGNSQAYDKRDAQTVDFAVKLPAEGKQTVRYTVTYRW